From the Chloroflexus aurantiacus J-10-fl genome, one window contains:
- a CDS encoding PH domain-containing protein, with translation MARILHPYPPTTFRRHPLRQSSRCLAYAALSGGMLALVFKTAKLGPFLTIIFASGSIFVFVIAVLLALREAQFTLSITHDRLIISEGFPFNRRQAIERIYISQWSSHQSPFEWLLDCGTLTITVGDKIFTFPGLTSYRQLLRTLEES, from the coding sequence ATGGCGAGAATTCTCCATCCGTATCCCCCGACCACGTTCCGTCGGCATCCACTACGACAATCCTCCAGGTGCCTCGCATACGCCGCACTCTCTGGTGGCATGCTCGCATTGGTATTCAAGACAGCGAAGCTGGGGCCGTTTCTGACCATCATCTTTGCTTCAGGTAGCATCTTTGTCTTCGTTATCGCAGTCTTGCTTGCGTTACGAGAGGCTCAGTTCACGCTCTCAATCACCCATGATCGGCTGATCATTAGCGAGGGATTTCCATTCAACCGGCGCCAGGCCATCGAGCGGATCTATATCAGCCAATGGAGTTCGCATCAGAGTCCGTTTGAGTGGCTGCTTGATTGCGGCACCCTGACCATCACGGTCGGCGATAAAATCTTCACCTTCCCCGGTTTGACCTCGTACCGGCAGTTACTCAGAACCCTGGAGGAATCGTGA